The Candidatus Obscuribacterales bacterium sequence TGACCATGTACCAGAGGCGATCGCCCTTGACTTCGACACCGATCCAAGCCTGGTCTGCGGCATTCAGGTGACCACCGCTGGCTATCTCCTCGATTGGAATATTGCCCATTACCTGGACGAACTGGACACCAAGCTTGCCAGCGCCCTCAATCACACCAGCTAAGATAACCAAAACCTGTAGGGTGGGCAATGCCAGATCTACAGGCTGAATGGGGTGACATAAACGGAGAGACCATAACCATGACTCAGTCCAACGTATTTCTACAATCAGCCCTCGACCAAGCCTTGCAAACCTTCGGGCAGGCTGTTCAGGAGCATCAGCCTGAATTGGCCAGCCAAGAGGTCGGCACGGTTACGTATTTAGGTAATGGCATTGCCCGAGTTGTGGGACTACCCCATGGACAATCGGAAGAGCTGGTTTTATTTCCGGGCGATCGCTTGGGCATGATCTTTAACCTTGATGAAGACGAAGTGGGCGTGGTGCTGCTGGATGATAGCCAGGGGCTGCAGGCGGGCTGTGAGGTGCGCCGCACGGGGCGGGTGATGGATGTGCCGGTGGGGCCGGCTCTGCTGGGGCGGGTGATGGATGCTACGGGACGACCTTTGGATGGTCGTGGCCCGATCGCAGCGATCGCCCGTTGGCCCATCGAACGCCCTGCCCCCTCCATCCTCGATCGCGCCCCGGTGACGGTGCCGCTTGAGACGGGGATTAAGGTGATTGATGCCCTGATTCCCGTAGGTCGGGGTCAGCGGGAGTTAATTCTCGGCGATCGCCAAATTGGTAAAACAGCGATCGCTCTGGATACTATCCTTAACCAAGCCGGTAAGGATATGATCTGCATTTACTGCGCCATTGGCCAACAGGGATCGGCCCTGGCCCGATTGATTGCCACGCTGCAGCAGGAAGGAGCCATGGACTATTGCATCGTTGTGGTCGCCGCTGGCAACACAACCCCCGGTTTGCAGTACACAGCGCCCTATGCCGCCACCACCATGGGCGAATATTTTATGGAACAGGGCCGCGATGTTCTGATTGTTTACGATGATCTGATCTGTCACGCCCGCGCCTATCGAGAACTGTCCCTGCTGCTACGCCGTCCCCCCGGACGAGAAGCCTTTCCTGGCGACATTTTCTACATCCATTCCCGCCTCCTAGAACGCGCTACCCATCTCTGTGCCGAGCGTGGCGGCGGCTCCCTGACTGCCCTGCCCATCGTGGAAACAGAAGCCCAAAACCTATCCGCCTACATTCCCACGAACCTCGTGTCGATTACCGACGGACAAATTTACCTAACTCCTGATCTATTTCAGAAGGGTATTTTACCTGCTGTAGACGTGGGGCGATCGGTGTCGCGGGTGGGCGGTAAGACCCAGCTTCCTGCCTATGCCAAGGTGGCCGGAGCGTTGCGGCTGTCCTACGCCCAGTTTGAAGAGTTAGAACTCTTTGCCCGCTTTGGTACCCGTCTGGATGATGCCACCCAAAAGACCCTGGATCGGGGGCAGCGGGTGCGGGAAGTGCTGAAGCAATCCCAGTTCGTTCATTTACCCGCCGCTACTCAGATTGCCGTGTTGCTGGCGGTGACCCAAGGTGTGTTTGATGCTCTACCTCGCCACCAGATTGCTACCGCTGAAACTCAGATTCATCAAGCACTCCAAGACCAATTACCCGACGTGGGCGATCGCATCCAT is a genomic window containing:
- a CDS encoding alternate F1F0 ATPase, F1 subunit alpha — encoded protein: MTQSNVFLQSALDQALQTFGQAVQEHQPELASQEVGTVTYLGNGIARVVGLPHGQSEELVLFPGDRLGMIFNLDEDEVGVVLLDDSQGLQAGCEVRRTGRVMDVPVGPALLGRVMDATGRPLDGRGPIAAIARWPIERPAPSILDRAPVTVPLETGIKVIDALIPVGRGQRELILGDRQIGKTAIALDTILNQAGKDMICIYCAIGQQGSALARLIATLQQEGAMDYCIVVVAAGNTTPGLQYTAPYAATTMGEYFMEQGRDVLIVYDDLICHARAYRELSLLLRRPPGREAFPGDIFYIHSRLLERATHLCAERGGGSLTALPIVETEAQNLSAYIPTNLVSITDGQIYLTPDLFQKGILPAVDVGRSVSRVGGKTQLPAYAKVAGALRLSYAQFEELELFARFGTRLDDATQKTLDRGQRVREVLKQSQFVHLPAATQIAVLLAVTQGVFDALPRHQIATAETQIHQALQDQLPDVGDRIHSGIPLSEGDYKALLDLATLVVRSLEPHAHH